The region TGAGTCGGCGCAACGCCTGCGCGACTATGCAGCCGCCAACCCTGGCGGCGTAGACCTGGCTATCGTGGTGGCCGATGGCCTGTCGGCACTGGCGGTGCATAAACATACGTTGCCGTTTCTTACACGCATGGAGGAACAGACCCACGCCGAAGGCTGGTCCTTGTCGCCGGTGATTCTGGTGGAACAAGGCCGTGTGGCGGTCGCCGATGAAGTCGCCCAGTTACTCGGCGCCAAGATGGTGGTGATTTTGATCGGCGAACGACCAGGGCTCAGTTCGCCGGACAGCCTGGGCCTGTATTTCACCTATAACCCCAAGGTCGGCCTGACCGACGCCTATCGCAACTGCATCTCCAATGTGCGCCTTGAGGGGTTGAGCTACGGCATGGCCGCGCATCGCCTGCTGTACTTGATGAAAGAGGCGTGTCGTCGGCAGCTGTCGGGGGTCAATCTCAAGGACGAGGCGCAGGTTATGACCCTCGAATCCGATGATCCCGACCTGATGAAAGGCAATTTCCTACTCAGCCCACCGGATGACCAATAGCAGCGCGATTGCACTTTTTTTCACCATTAGGCAGCATCCAGTCACGGCCGCTTGTGTGGTCATACCCCTTTGGAAGTTGAGGCCTGGCATGCGGATTACTCAAGCGACCCTGGAACACCTGGACCTGTTGACGCCACTGTTCGTCAAATACCGCGAGTTCTACGGGGCTTTGCCCTTCCCGGACTCGTCGCGGGCCTTTCTGGAAAAGCGCCTGCGCCGAAAGGAGTCGGTGATCTACCTGGCCCTGGCCGATGACGACGACAAGCGACTGCTTGGGTTTTGCCAGCTGTACCCGAGCTTTTCGTCGCTGTCGCTGAAACGGGTATGGATCCTCAACGACATCTACGTGGCTGAAGACGCCCGCCGGCAGTTGGTGGCGGATAACTTGATGCGCACGGCGAAAAAAATGGCCAAGGAAACCCATGCGGTGCGGCTGCGGGTGTCGACCAGCAGTAACAATGACGTGGCGCAGAAGACTTACGAGTCGATCGGGTTTCGTGAAGATACGGAGTTCAAGAACTACGTGTTGCCGATCAGCGAGGACTGAGAGAACGCCGCTGATCCCTTGTGGGAGCTGGCTTGCCTGCGATAGCGGTGGGCCAGCCAGCACTGTGTTGACTGACACTCTGCTATCGCAGGCAAGCCAGCTCCCACATTTAGACCTGAGTCATCTTTAAGAGCGAGCATGCCCGGAATACCCACGACATCCCCCGCTACAAAACCAACACGCTTTTCACCTCTCAATACGTATAATGCCGACCCTTCAAGGTCGTAAGAAATACGGCATACACTTGTAGCCTTACTTACCCGTAGCCCCCGCACTGGCCTGCTGAGCCGGGCCATTCACACAGGTGCCATCCATGGATTTCAACCCGCTCGACCTGATCCTGCATCTCGACGTGTACCTCGACATGCTGGTGAGAAACTACGGAGTGTGGATCTACGCCATTCTGTTCCTGGTCATTTTTTGCGAAACCGGGCTGGTGGTCATGCCCTTCCTGCCGGGTGATTCCTTGCTGTTCATCGCCGGCGCTGTCGCAGCAGGCGGCGGCATGGACCCGATATTGCTGGGCGGCTTGCTGATGCTGGCGGCGATTCTCGGCGACAGCACCAACTACGTCATTGGTCGAACGGCCGGGGAACGCTTGTTCAGCAACCCGAACTCGAAAATCTTCCGCCGCGACTACCTGCAAAAAACCCACGACTTCTACGACAAGCACGGCGGCAAAACCGTGACCCTGGCGCGCTTCCTGCCGATCCTGCGCACCTTTGCGCCGTTCGTCGCCGGTATCGCCAAAATGCCCTACCCGCGCTTCTTCGGCTTCAGCGTGTTCGGCACCATCCTGTGGGTCGGCGGCCTGGTAACCCTGGGTTACTTCTTCGGCAACGTGCCGTTTATCAAGAAAAACCTCTCGCTGCTGGTGGTGTTCATCATCCTGCTGTCGCTGGTACCGATGATCATCGGCGTATTCCGCAGCCGCTTTGGCCGCAACTCTTCCGAAGCCAAGCCGCAGTAACCCGCGATGTGGTCCCTCAGCGCCTGGCGTCGCCGGCGCCTGCTGGCCAAGCACCCGATTGCCGATGACACCTGGCAACGGGTGCGCCACCACCTGACCTTCCTCGACGGCATCAGCGCCGAGCAAGACCAGTGGCTGCGTGAAGCCTGCGTGGTGTTTCTCAGCGAAAAACACCTCACCGCC is a window of Pseudomonas antarctica DNA encoding:
- the eutC gene encoding ethanolamine ammonia-lyase subunit EutC, giving the protein MKEPPVQVELPDNPWLELRRLTPARIALGRTGTSIPTSAQLDFQFAHAQARDAVHLPFDAAGLSGQMAERGRESLLLHSAAVDRHMYLQRPDLGRRLSDESAQRLRDYAAANPGGVDLAIVVADGLSALAVHKHTLPFLTRMEEQTHAEGWSLSPVILVEQGRVAVADEVAQLLGAKMVVILIGERPGLSSPDSLGLYFTYNPKVGLTDAYRNCISNVRLEGLSYGMAAHRLLYLMKEACRRQLSGVNLKDEAQVMTLESDDPDLMKGNFLLSPPDDQ
- a CDS encoding GNAT family N-acetyltransferase, coding for MRITQATLEHLDLLTPLFVKYREFYGALPFPDSSRAFLEKRLRRKESVIYLALADDDDKRLLGFCQLYPSFSSLSLKRVWILNDIYVAEDARRQLVADNLMRTAKKMAKETHAVRLRVSTSSNNDVAQKTYESIGFREDTEFKNYVLPISED
- a CDS encoding DedA family protein, giving the protein MDFNPLDLILHLDVYLDMLVRNYGVWIYAILFLVIFCETGLVVMPFLPGDSLLFIAGAVAAGGGMDPILLGGLLMLAAILGDSTNYVIGRTAGERLFSNPNSKIFRRDYLQKTHDFYDKHGGKTVTLARFLPILRTFAPFVAGIAKMPYPRFFGFSVFGTILWVGGLVTLGYFFGNVPFIKKNLSLLVVFIILLSLVPMIIGVFRSRFGRNSSEAKPQ